In Kordia antarctica, the following proteins share a genomic window:
- a CDS encoding non-ribosomal peptide synthetase, with the protein MVDLINKLATQNIHVFLESGVLKVSAVSDIDPLLIKEIRNSKEQLIQYLSQFDAGQEDNIPLTMENTSYPLSSSQYRIWLLSQLEEGSIAYNMYSLNTINGEIDKLAIETAFKKIVKRHEILRTVFKENNEGELRQYIKNMNEIDTNIRYLDCSNKSIADIQKNAQKEFIASFDLELGLLVRLSLYKVESDKYWLLLGMHHIISDGWSMGVFIKEFLEIYEAITKNRKENLPELTIQYKDYAVWQQNLLNDTNQKQQKTFWTDQLNSTLPVLNLPTDYPRPPIKTYNGAKKRKVFNSETFKRFNAFCYKEEGTLFIGLLTILNIFLYKCTNQTDFIIGTPVAGRNSVDLEHQLGCYINTLALRNSFTSKTSFLKLFHDIKKNTISVFENDQYPFDELVKSLDLKQDASRTPIFDVMLLLQNDETAEISEDTNKDITIGSFDVAPKVYSKFDITFGFEEYGDDLVATIEYNTDLFKETTILRFFDHIETLMEACTSNSKMGINALNFLNATEKEAVVNTFNPKLNWDKKWTSINQLFEAQVQKKSHQIAVVVKETEISYKTLNERACQFANFLSKKYKIVHGDIIGVHAERDEWLMTIILGIQKLGAVYVPIEIDYPQERIDYIASNCKSKIIINTTTVQEFVSSIDTYEKSKLSTATTQDDITYIIYTSGSTGQPKGVKISHKNVSSFISWARSEFSLDDIDTVLATTSVSFDISIFEFFYTLCSGKKLVLFKNVFEIEATDLKEGKILLNTVPSAMDILRAKQIDFRAFTAINLAGEQLKESHLKGVDLQKVKVRNLYGPTENTIYTTTAIITDKKAINIGAPVDNTNIYILSDTMNFQPVGVPGELCITGLGLSPGYINNEEITNEKFIDNPYVKGQKLYKTGDIGRWLPNGTIQLYGRKDFQVKIRGYRIELGEIESKLNQYNTIKTSVVIAKRIKEQMELIAYIVPEKELEISELRNYLGKSLPQYMLPNYFVKLKELPLLTNGKLDRSKLPNPEGTTLESEDIYEAPTTEIEELLVQIYEYIFPNRRIGIQDSFFRLGGDSIKSIQIVSRLKQNGYKVDLKDILQFPVIKELSHKVFPLTKKIDQEIIVGKLSLSPIQKWFLNTERTSKHHFNQSVILKSNHVVSREAVEAVIAKLVLHHDALRMVFYKEKGIWIQENEGNTKGYIFEEKEVSNDEDYKAYCDAFQANFVLEEGPLFKVALLKNKNEEYLLFTAHHLIIDGVSWRILLEDFTNLHSQYLQGESFAMPLKTHSFGYWVDQLTIFSKTNHIQKQLPYWTQLVNNAKHADKLPIDINTTDNFYGDSSIASFALSEELTNLLLTKANEAYSTSVNDVLLASFSAALLEVFGMQKVFVNMEGHGREQIEDDLDITRTVGWFTTLFPVYINVEKKEAEDHLVSVKETLHRIPDKGIGYGILKYISNTIETISSEITFNYLGDFGSNVPNDNKESNHFEYTNVYKGNVLSSTMERDALLDISGMVVAGILSIQIGYSAKQFYRETIQGLLAAYEKNLTDLIQTLSNREKTITPVDLTYKKLNVDQFKKLEKLFQKKEN; encoded by the coding sequence ATGGTAGATTTAATAAACAAACTAGCAACCCAAAATATTCACGTATTCTTAGAATCCGGAGTCTTAAAAGTATCTGCTGTATCTGATATAGATCCTTTATTGATAAAAGAAATTCGGAATAGCAAAGAACAACTCATTCAATACTTGTCACAATTTGATGCAGGTCAAGAAGATAATATTCCGTTAACAATGGAAAATACGTCATATCCTCTATCTTCATCTCAATATAGAATCTGGTTATTAAGTCAACTAGAAGAAGGTAGTATCGCTTACAATATGTATAGTCTAAATACAATAAATGGCGAAATAGACAAACTAGCTATTGAAACTGCCTTTAAAAAGATAGTGAAACGACATGAAATTTTAAGAACTGTTTTCAAGGAAAATAATGAAGGAGAGTTAAGGCAGTATATCAAAAATATGAACGAGATAGATACGAATATCCGTTATCTAGATTGTAGTAACAAATCAATAGCTGACATACAAAAAAATGCACAAAAAGAATTCATTGCATCTTTTGATCTTGAATTAGGTCTCTTAGTAAGGCTCTCGCTTTACAAAGTTGAATCTGACAAATATTGGTTATTGCTCGGAATGCACCATATTATTAGTGATGGTTGGTCAATGGGAGTTTTTATCAAAGAATTCTTAGAAATCTATGAAGCTATCACAAAAAATAGAAAGGAAAACCTACCTGAGTTAACTATTCAATACAAAGATTATGCAGTTTGGCAGCAAAATCTACTAAATGATACAAACCAAAAGCAGCAAAAAACATTTTGGACCGATCAACTAAACAGTACATTACCTGTATTAAACCTGCCTACTGACTATCCAAGGCCACCGATAAAAACATACAATGGAGCCAAGAAAAGAAAAGTATTCAATTCAGAAACCTTCAAACGTTTCAATGCTTTTTGTTATAAAGAAGAAGGAACACTTTTTATTGGCTTACTAACAATACTAAATATATTTCTCTATAAATGCACGAATCAAACAGATTTTATAATAGGAACACCAGTAGCAGGAAGAAACTCTGTTGATTTAGAACATCAATTAGGGTGCTATATCAACACACTAGCATTACGAAATAGCTTTACTTCTAAGACTAGTTTTTTAAAACTCTTTCACGATATTAAAAAAAATACGATTAGTGTCTTTGAAAATGATCAGTATCCTTTTGATGAATTGGTAAAATCTCTCGACTTAAAACAAGATGCTAGTAGAACGCCAATTTTTGATGTGATGTTGTTACTGCAAAACGATGAAACAGCAGAAATTTCAGAAGACACAAATAAAGATATTACAATTGGTAGTTTTGACGTAGCACCAAAAGTATATAGCAAGTTTGATATTACATTTGGTTTTGAAGAATATGGCGACGATTTAGTGGCGACAATTGAATACAATACCGATTTATTTAAAGAAACAACCATATTACGATTCTTTGATCACATTGAAACATTGATGGAGGCTTGCACGAGCAATTCCAAAATGGGTATAAATGCTTTAAATTTTTTAAATGCTACTGAAAAGGAAGCAGTTGTAAACACATTCAATCCTAAACTTAATTGGGATAAAAAATGGACTTCCATCAACCAACTATTTGAAGCACAAGTACAAAAAAAATCGCATCAAATTGCTGTGGTAGTAAAGGAAACCGAAATCTCATATAAGACACTCAATGAGCGCGCATGCCAATTTGCCAATTTTCTTAGTAAAAAGTATAAGATAGTACATGGAGATATTATAGGTGTACATGCAGAAAGAGATGAATGGTTGATGACAATTATCTTAGGAATACAAAAACTAGGAGCAGTTTATGTGCCTATTGAAATTGATTATCCGCAGGAAAGAATAGACTATATAGCAAGTAATTGTAAGAGTAAAATAATAATAAATACTACTACTGTCCAAGAGTTTGTATCATCTATTGATACATATGAAAAAAGTAAACTCTCTACCGCCACAACGCAAGATGACATAACATATATCATTTATACTTCAGGTTCAACAGGGCAACCAAAAGGAGTGAAGATTAGCCATAAAAATGTATCTTCATTCATTAGTTGGGCAAGAAGTGAGTTTAGTTTAGATGATATAGATACTGTATTAGCAACAACTTCGGTATCTTTTGATATCTCGATATTTGAATTCTTCTACACATTATGCTCAGGAAAAAAACTAGTACTCTTTAAAAACGTTTTTGAAATTGAGGCCACAGATTTAAAAGAAGGAAAAATACTCTTAAACACAGTGCCAAGTGCTATGGATATCCTAAGAGCAAAACAAATTGATTTTAGGGCGTTTACAGCTATAAACTTAGCAGGAGAACAGCTCAAAGAAAGTCACTTAAAAGGTGTTGACCTTCAAAAAGTAAAAGTGAGAAACCTATACGGACCTACTGAAAATACTATATATACAACCACGGCTATAATTACAGATAAAAAAGCTATCAATATTGGAGCACCAGTAGATAACACTAATATCTACATACTTTCGGATACAATGAATTTTCAACCTGTTGGCGTTCCAGGAGAACTTTGCATTACAGGCTTAGGATTATCGCCAGGATATATCAATAATGAAGAAATAACGAATGAGAAATTTATTGATAATCCATATGTGAAAGGTCAGAAATTATATAAAACTGGAGATATAGGAAGATGGCTTCCAAATGGAACCATTCAATTATATGGAAGAAAAGATTTTCAAGTTAAAATACGAGGATATCGTATAGAACTTGGAGAAATTGAATCTAAATTAAATCAATATAATACTATCAAAACATCGGTTGTAATTGCAAAAAGAATCAAAGAACAAATGGAGTTAATTGCTTATATAGTTCCTGAAAAAGAGTTAGAAATAAGTGAATTAAGAAACTATTTAGGAAAGTCTCTTCCGCAATATATGCTGCCAAATTACTTTGTGAAATTAAAAGAATTGCCACTATTAACCAATGGAAAACTAGACAGAAGTAAATTGCCCAATCCAGAAGGTACAACACTGGAAAGCGAAGATATATATGAAGCACCAACAACCGAAATTGAAGAATTACTAGTACAGATTTATGAATATATTTTTCCAAATAGGCGTATTGGAATCCAAGACAGCTTTTTTAGATTAGGAGGCGACTCAATAAAATCGATACAAATTGTATCGAGACTAAAACAAAACGGCTATAAGGTAGATTTAAAAGATATATTACAATTTCCTGTCATCAAAGAGTTATCTCATAAAGTATTTCCGCTTACAAAGAAAATTGATCAAGAAATAATAGTTGGAAAATTGTCGCTTAGTCCAATTCAAAAATGGTTTTTAAATACAGAACGAACGAGTAAACATCATTTCAACCAATCAGTAATTCTAAAAAGTAACCATGTCGTTTCAAGAGAAGCTGTAGAAGCTGTAATTGCCAAATTAGTGCTGCATCACGATGCACTTCGTATGGTGTTTTACAAAGAAAAAGGCATATGGATTCAGGAAAATGAAGGAAACACTAAAGGGTATATTTTTGAAGAAAAAGAAGTAAGCAATGATGAAGACTACAAAGCATATTGTGATGCTTTTCAAGCAAATTTTGTACTGGAAGAAGGACCGCTTTTCAAAGTGGCATTACTAAAAAATAAAAATGAGGAATACTTGCTATTTACAGCACATCACTTAATAATTGATGGTGTTTCTTGGCGAATACTACTTGAAGATTTTACAAATTTACACAGTCAATATTTACAAGGGGAAAGTTTTGCAATGCCATTAAAAACACATTCGTTCGGGTATTGGGTAGATCAATTAACTATATTTTCTAAAACTAATCATATTCAAAAACAACTTCCTTACTGGACTCAACTAGTAAATAATGCAAAACATGCAGACAAATTACCAATTGATATAAATACTACAGATAATTTTTATGGAGATTCTTCTATAGCATCTTTCGCACTTTCAGAAGAACTCACAAATCTATTGCTCACCAAAGCTAATGAAGCCTATTCAACTTCTGTAAATGATGTACTACTTGCTTCTTTTAGCGCCGCGCTTTTGGAAGTGTTTGGAATGCAAAAAGTATTTGTGAATATGGAAGGTCATGGAAGAGAACAAATAGAAGACGATTTAGATATTACACGCACAGTAGGATGGTTTACTACGCTATTTCCAGTCTACATAAATGTTGAAAAGAAAGAAGCAGAAGATCACCTAGTAAGTGTAAAAGAAACGTTGCATAGAATACCTGATAAAGGAATTGGCTACGGAATATTGAAATACATATCCAATACCATTGAGACGATTTCCTCAGAAATAACATTCAATTATTTAGGCGATTTTGGAAGCAATGTTCCCAATGATAATAAAGAGTCCAATCATTTTGAATATACAAATGTGTATAAAGGAAATGTATTATCATCAACAATGGAAAGAGATGCACTTTTAGATATCTCAGGAATGGTTGTCGCAGGAATATTAAGCATTCAAATAGGATACAGTGCCAAACAATTTTATAGAGAAACCATACAAGGTTTATTAGCTGCGTATGAAAAAAATCTGACGGATTTAATCCAAACGCTTTCTAACAGAGAAAAAACAATTACACCCGTTGATCTGACCTATAAAAAATTAAACGTAGATCAATTCAAAAAGCTCGAAAAGCTATTCCAAAAAAAAGAGAATTAA
- a CDS encoding non-ribosomal peptide synthetase: protein MPQSVKEILSVLRENEIKLTLDQDNLRVTSHKEKLPEAILSLLKSSKTALINYLKSIELANAMEQNKIPKATNSENYLLSSPQNAVWLASQLETSSIAYNIPQTFAIIGDVDITNFEKAIHNVIERHEILRTAFKENEEGEIRQWILSVEELDLKITTHNYINVENQEAAIRNYITTDLQQPFNLEEAPAFRCSLLQLEKEHYLFYCNMHHIISDEWSIKVLADEVIAYYQAFKEGIEIKLDNLSIQYKDYATWQQNQLDTAQNQISKDYWTERLSGTLPVINFPSKTTRPLIKTFDAEKIVTNLGASLTSNLRTYSIENGGSVFMSLLSGLNVILQRYTLQKDIIIGAPVTGRNHSDLENQIGFYVNLLPLRNHIKEEASFNQVFSKIKQTTLEAFTHQQYPFESIVKNTQSKRRDSSRSPLFDVLMDYHNNENPIALLTPEESGTIKILGKGLVKFDIEFHITDLVDDLEIQMNYNTDLYESELMHQFLGDYKKMVSKLIQSPNDEIRTVALVEDEALSTHTTESEASLQNLVEMFQKQAKEKPKAVALVAQNKEITYSELDELSNKLASSLRQNYAIEENDLVGIYLDRSDEMVIAMLGILKTGAAYIPIDTNYPIARVQDILDDAAPKLLITETNYMFELPEYDGNVFAIDVEFDPEEFENTHVASTSKNNVAYVLYTSGSTGKPKGVMISNTALANYLTWGKSYYIKDQKYTGDFGLFTSISFDLTVTSLFLPLVSGHTLHILASENNIGVTLQNYFSKNIPCIKLTPAHINLLEGIEIQNTNIQLVIVGGDRLHKYQVEIAQKIFPSARIINEYGPTEATVGCSVYEIRGNEETIFIGKPILNTDIHIVNSAGMIQPKGVMGELCISGLGIAEGYINNEKLTAEKFKESIFGQKKRIYKTGDLGRWSFDEELEYIGRNDEQVKISGYRIELGEINELISTHPSIETSTVLCRENSLGEKILVAYIKTTQEVKTEALKSYVGKKLPAYTIPNIYLELDEFPLTSNGKIDKEKLVQIDFEEANKTSYVAPENAAEEQLISLWEKHLQKEDIGITDNFFSLGGDSIRAIQLVIEIKKIFGSDLSVADIFEKQTIQELVPVIEDKRGGNTVQEYLKTGHQEIQKFEKGIEKENKRIKIISDEYEEIYPLTPIEVGMIFSSLIRNEEPVYYDQYSYTLIIENEAEFEKNITKLANRHASLRTKYYTKSFSQPTKVVYTTPKVPLIIEDLRMVPDEEKRSKILDYSEADLNLRLDFNDDLLWRVKAFRISDNLYSIFFSFHHALLDGWSTSIFKTELSNITHTDLKPLKSTYKDYCAITIGRKKLEGVEGFWKEMLDGYTRNKLPFNTNRKRLNDETGMSIISRWLPAQLMTEITKLSEELKVSVKTICLAAHAYLLKVVCSETEIVTGVVTHERPEIEDGLNIMGCFLNTVPIRLNIAECSNVTSLITMVNEHLIKMKSKEIHLAEIAQIIGEKSTLNNPIFDTLMNYTDFHQFENWNEESEVNQTHNELFDHTIQNHEMTNTLFDLEVDKTLNNLTVAIKYANTYFNKEDMIKAAELYEMILQSFVDNPTMQCEDILLLTAEDTSLIDAFNQTKEAYESNSKIHELFERKAAILPEAIALKHNINELDYKSLNEQANQVAHYLREKGLNTGDHVGIIASRNFSMIIGLLGILKAGGVYIPIDPIYPAERKSYLIENSHVSWLLIDDIQNDFDAENITKIFLNEDTISDCATNNLGIEIDSNQLAYTIYTSGSTGRPKGVMIPHHAAVNLVEWVNETYNINEDDNLLFVTSMCFDLSVYDIFGMLAAGGSIVIVSQEEITNFSVLKEIIKKEKITFWDSVPTTMNYLVAELEYENTDFLQEELKLVFMSGDWIPTQLPDKIRKFFPNANVISLGGATEGTVWSNYYPIKEVDPTWSSIPYGKPIKNNFFYILDDHLNKVPVGTSGELFIGGVGVARGYANDSVKTNASFVPDPFDKELGGMMYKTGDIGRMMPDGNMEFLGRKDYQVKIRGFRVELGEIESVVRKNEHVKEAIVSLLKNDADVQQLVVYVVQETPITFEEIRLYIRDYLPEYMIPEYCVFLEALPLNSNGKIDRKQLPKPDISEASSNQEGYVHPQTELEIKLSDILKSILNSEVSTDANFFELGIDSLTVGALVNRIVNKIEVNIGIRDVFNNPTIAELASEIEKINWASQEDTKESNNTEKISI, encoded by the coding sequence ATGCCACAATCTGTTAAAGAAATACTGTCAGTTTTAAGGGAAAATGAAATTAAATTAACATTAGATCAAGACAATTTAAGAGTAACATCTCACAAAGAGAAGCTTCCAGAAGCTATTCTAAGTCTGTTGAAATCTAGTAAAACAGCATTAATAAATTACTTAAAATCAATTGAGTTAGCAAACGCTATGGAACAAAATAAGATTCCTAAAGCGACTAATTCAGAAAATTACCTTTTATCATCTCCACAAAATGCAGTATGGTTAGCGAGTCAACTAGAAACAAGCTCTATTGCATATAATATTCCGCAAACGTTTGCTATTATTGGAGATGTTGATATTACAAATTTTGAAAAAGCAATTCATAACGTAATTGAAAGACATGAAATTCTGCGCACGGCTTTCAAAGAAAATGAAGAAGGAGAAATTCGTCAATGGATTTTATCAGTAGAGGAATTAGACTTAAAAATAACAACGCACAATTATATAAATGTTGAAAATCAAGAAGCTGCAATTCGAAATTATATCACTACAGATTTACAACAACCTTTCAATTTAGAAGAAGCACCAGCATTTAGATGCAGTTTATTGCAGTTAGAAAAAGAACATTATTTATTTTACTGTAACATGCATCATATCATTAGTGATGAATGGTCTATAAAAGTATTGGCAGATGAAGTCATAGCATATTATCAAGCTTTTAAGGAAGGAATAGAAATCAAGTTAGATAACTTATCAATTCAATACAAAGACTATGCTACTTGGCAACAAAATCAATTAGATACAGCTCAAAATCAAATTAGTAAAGACTATTGGACAGAAAGATTATCGGGAACATTACCTGTCATCAACTTTCCATCAAAAACGACAAGACCACTCATAAAAACTTTTGATGCAGAAAAGATAGTTACAAATTTAGGAGCTTCATTAACGTCCAATCTTCGAACTTATAGTATTGAAAATGGCGGAAGTGTATTTATGAGTTTACTTTCTGGGTTGAATGTAATCTTACAGCGCTACACTTTGCAAAAAGATATCATTATTGGTGCTCCTGTAACTGGAAGAAATCATTCTGATTTAGAAAACCAGATAGGATTTTACGTAAACTTATTACCGCTTAGAAATCATATAAAAGAAGAAGCGTCATTCAACCAAGTATTTTCAAAAATCAAACAAACCACCTTAGAAGCTTTTACGCATCAGCAATATCCTTTTGAAAGTATTGTGAAAAATACGCAATCAAAACGAAGAGATTCCAGTAGAAGTCCTTTGTTTGATGTATTGATGGATTATCATAACAATGAGAATCCAATAGCATTATTAACGCCTGAGGAATCAGGAACTATCAAAATATTAGGAAAAGGTTTAGTGAAGTTTGACATTGAGTTTCATATTACCGATTTGGTAGACGATTTGGAAATTCAAATGAATTACAATACCGATCTTTATGAAAGTGAGTTGATGCATCAATTTTTAGGAGATTATAAAAAGATGGTATCAAAACTCATACAATCTCCAAATGACGAAATTAGAACAGTAGCACTTGTTGAAGATGAAGCCTTATCTACACATACTACAGAAAGCGAAGCATCATTACAAAACCTTGTAGAGATGTTTCAAAAGCAGGCAAAAGAGAAGCCTAAAGCAGTTGCATTAGTAGCTCAAAACAAAGAAATAACGTATAGCGAATTAGACGAGTTATCGAATAAATTGGCAAGTTCCTTACGTCAAAATTACGCTATAGAAGAAAATGATTTAGTTGGAATTTATTTAGATAGAAGTGATGAAATGGTAATCGCCATGTTAGGAATTTTAAAAACGGGCGCAGCATATATTCCTATCGATACAAACTATCCAATAGCAAGAGTTCAAGATATTTTAGATGATGCAGCTCCAAAATTGCTGATAACTGAAACAAACTACATGTTTGAATTACCTGAATATGATGGAAATGTTTTTGCAATAGATGTTGAGTTTGATCCAGAAGAATTCGAAAACACACATGTAGCCTCTACATCAAAAAATAACGTAGCATACGTATTATATACTTCAGGTTCTACAGGAAAACCAAAAGGAGTAATGATTTCCAATACGGCATTAGCTAACTATTTAACATGGGGAAAATCGTATTATATAAAAGATCAAAAATATACTGGAGATTTTGGACTATTTACGTCTATTTCATTCGACTTAACAGTAACGAGCTTATTTCTTCCATTAGTAAGTGGTCATACGCTTCACATATTAGCTTCAGAAAATAATATAGGAGTAACCTTGCAAAACTATTTCTCCAAAAACATACCATGTATAAAGCTTACGCCAGCGCATATTAATTTACTAGAAGGTATTGAAATTCAAAATACAAACATTCAATTAGTAATTGTTGGAGGAGACAGGCTTCATAAATATCAAGTAGAGATTGCTCAAAAAATATTTCCATCTGCAAGAATCATAAACGAATATGGACCTACAGAAGCAACTGTTGGTTGTAGTGTATATGAAATTAGAGGAAATGAAGAAACCATTTTTATCGGAAAACCTATTCTAAACACAGACATTCACATTGTAAATTCTGCAGGTATGATACAACCTAAAGGTGTTATGGGAGAATTATGTATAAGTGGTTTGGGTATAGCTGAAGGATACATAAATAATGAAAAACTAACCGCAGAAAAATTTAAAGAAAGCATTTTTGGGCAGAAAAAAAGAATTTATAAAACAGGTGATTTAGGAAGATGGTCTTTTGATGAAGAATTAGAATACATAGGAAGAAATGATGAGCAAGTAAAAATTAGCGGATACAGAATTGAATTAGGAGAAATAAATGAACTCATTTCTACGCACCCATCAATTGAAACTTCTACAGTATTATGCAGGGAAAATTCTTTAGGAGAAAAAATACTTGTAGCTTACATCAAAACAACGCAAGAAGTAAAAACTGAAGCACTAAAATCATATGTAGGCAAAAAATTACCAGCGTATACAATTCCAAATATTTACTTAGAACTAGATGAATTTCCACTAACATCAAATGGAAAGATTGACAAAGAAAAGCTAGTACAAATTGATTTCGAAGAAGCCAACAAAACTAGTTATGTGGCACCAGAAAATGCTGCAGAAGAACAGTTGATTTCTCTTTGGGAAAAACATTTGCAAAAGGAAGACATTGGAATTACAGATAATTTCTTTTCACTTGGAGGCGATTCTATAAGAGCAATTCAATTAGTAATTGAAATCAAGAAAATATTCGGTTCTGATTTAAGTGTAGCTGATATTTTTGAAAAGCAGACTATTCAAGAACTTGTTCCTGTTATTGAAGACAAAAGAGGAGGAAATACAGTTCAAGAATACTTAAAAACTGGACATCAAGAAATACAAAAATTTGAAAAAGGAATAGAAAAAGAAAACAAGCGGATCAAAATTATATCAGATGAATATGAAGAAATTTATCCGTTAACTCCAATCGAAGTTGGAATGATATTTTCTTCCTTAATCAGAAATGAAGAACCTGTATATTACGATCAATACTCCTATACCTTAATCATTGAAAACGAAGCTGAATTTGAAAAAAACATCACAAAATTAGCAAACAGACATGCTTCGCTAAGAACCAAATATTATACAAAAAGCTTTAGTCAACCAACCAAAGTAGTATATACAACGCCAAAAGTTCCTTTAATAATAGAAGACTTAAGAATGGTGCCAGATGAAGAAAAAAGATCTAAAATTTTAGACTATTCAGAAGCAGACCTTAACTTAAGACTCGATTTTAATGACGACCTTCTTTGGAGAGTAAAAGCATTTCGAATCTCTGACAATTTATATTCAATATTTTTTAGTTTTCATCATGCTTTACTAGATGGATGGAGTACTTCTATCTTTAAAACAGAACTTTCCAACATCACGCATACAGATTTAAAACCTTTAAAATCTACATATAAAGATTACTGCGCAATTACTATTGGAAGAAAAAAATTAGAAGGCGTAGAAGGTTTTTGGAAAGAAATGCTCGATGGATATACACGAAATAAATTGCCATTCAATACAAATAGAAAAAGATTAAATGATGAAACTGGAATGTCTATTATTTCAAGATGGTTGCCAGCCCAATTAATGACTGAAATCACTAAACTTTCAGAAGAACTTAAAGTATCGGTAAAAACAATCTGTTTGGCTGCACATGCCTATTTGCTCAAAGTAGTCTGTTCTGAAACTGAGATAGTAACTGGTGTTGTAACTCATGAACGCCCAGAAATAGAAGATGGTTTGAACATTATGGGATGTTTTCTAAATACAGTTCCAATCCGATTAAATATTGCTGAATGTTCAAATGTAACTTCTCTAATAACTATGGTTAATGAGCATTTGATAAAAATGAAATCAAAAGAAATTCATCTTGCCGAAATAGCGCAAATCATAGGAGAAAAATCAACACTAAACAATCCAATCTTTGATACGTTGATGAACTATACGGATTTCCATCAATTTGAAAACTGGAATGAGGAATCGGAAGTAAATCAAACACATAATGAGTTGTTTGACCATACAATTCAGAATCATGAAATGACAAATACATTATTTGATTTAGAAGTCGATAAAACATTGAATAATTTGACGGTTGCTATCAAATACGCAAATACATACTTTAACAAAGAAGACATGATAAAAGCTGCTGAGCTTTATGAAATGATTCTTCAAAGTTTTGTAGACAATCCAACAATGCAATGTGAAGATATTTTATTATTAACAGCGGAAGATACTTCATTAATTGACGCCTTTAATCAAACAAAAGAAGCATATGAATCTAACTCAAAAATTCATGAACTATTTGAAAGAAAAGCAGCAATATTACCGGAAGCAATTGCTTTAAAGCACAATATAAACGAGTTAGATTATAAAAGTTTAAACGAGCAAGCCAATCAAGTAGCACATTACCTAAGAGAAAAAGGACTGAATACAGGCGATCATGTTGGAATCATTGCTTCTAGAAATTTCAGTATGATTATTGGTTTACTAGGGATTCTCAAAGCTGGCGGCGTTTATATTCCTATTGATCCGATTTATCCTGCGGAAAGAAAATCCTATCTCATCGAAAACTCACATGTAAGTTGGTTATTGATAGATGATATTCAAAACGATTTTGATGCAGAAAACATAACAAAAATATTCTTAAATGAAGACACAATTTCAGATTGCGCTACAAATAATCTAGGAATTGAGATAGACAGCAATCAACTTGCCTATACAATCTATACATCAGGTTCTACAGGAAGACCAAAAGGAGTAATGATTCCACATCATGCAGCAGTCAATTTAGTAGAATGGGTAAATGAAACCTACAACATTAATGAAGATGACAACCTTCTTTTTGTGACCTCAATGTGTTTTGACTTATCTGTATATGACATTTTTGGAATGTTGGCAGCTGGTGGATCAATCGTAATCGTATCACAAGAAGAAATTACCAATTTTTCGGTATTAAAAGAGATCATCAAAAAAGAAAAAATTACGTTTTGGGATTCTGTACCAACAACGATGAACTATCTCGTAGCCGAACTCGAATATGAAAACACAGACTTTCTACAAGAAGAATTAAAACTTGTATTCATGAGTGGTGATTGGATTCCAACACAACTTCCAGATAAGATTCGTAAGTTTTTCCCAAACGCCAATGTAATCAGTTTAGGTGGCGCAACCGAAGGAACAGTTTGGTCTAATTATTATCCTATTAAAGAAGTTGATCCTACATGGAGTTCAATACCATATGGTAAACCGATAAAAAACAATTTCTTCTACATATTAGATGATCACTTAAATAAAGTTCCTGTAGGAACTTCTGGCGAACTCTTTATTGGCGGCGTTGGTGTGGCAAGAGGTTATGCAAATGATTCTGTAAAAACGAATGCTTCTTTTGTGCCCGATCCATTTGATAAAGAATTAGGCGGAATGATGTACAAAACTGGTGATATTGGACGCATGATGCCAGATGGAAATATGGAGTTCCTAGGAAGAAAAGATTACCAAGTAAAAATTAGAGGATTTAGAGTAGAATTGGGCGAAATTGAAAGTGTGGTTAGAAAAAATGAACATGTAAAAGAAGCCATTGTAAGCTTACTCAAAAATGACGCAGATGTTCAGCAATTGGTAGTATATGTTGTACAAGAAACACCAATAACGTTTGAAGAAATACGTTTATATATAAGAGATTATCTGCCTGAATATATGATTCCTGAATACTGTGTATTCTTAGAAGCATTGCCATTAAACAGCAATGGAAAAATAGATAGAAAACAACTACCCAAACCCGACATATCTGAAGCTTCATCCAATCAGGAAGGGTATGTGCATCCACAAACTGAGTTAGAAATCAAATTATCAGATATTTTAAAATCAATTCTTAACTCGGAAGTAAGCACAGATGCGAACTTTTTTGAACTAGGAATAGACTCACTAACTGTTGGAGCACTTGTAAATAGAATAGTAAATAAGATAGAAGTAAATATTGGAATCAGAGATGTTTTTAATAACCCTACTATCGCAGAATTGGCCTCAGAAATTGAAAAAATAAATTGGGCTAGTCAAGAAGACACAAAAGAATCTAATAATACTGAAAAAATATCAATATGA